The Hydrogenophaga crocea genome contains a region encoding:
- a CDS encoding RNA polymerase sigma factor, whose translation MRRMSANPDDLLMTLIDRIAQRDEAALKALYDLCGRKLYGLSLRVVGTAELAEDVLQETFLQVWRSAADYRATLSPPMAWLGLIVRSRSLDCLRRRAAERTHLTQEIDETLAETLEGDSPNPMDTNLASQQAWALHQCLGQLENKQREVISLAYLRDLSHGELAERLALPLGTVKTWIRRGLDKLRDCMKQFA comes from the coding sequence ATGCGCCGCATGAGCGCGAACCCCGACGACCTCCTCATGACCCTGATCGACCGCATTGCCCAGCGCGACGAAGCCGCGCTCAAGGCGCTCTACGACCTCTGCGGGCGCAAGCTCTACGGGCTGTCGCTGCGCGTCGTGGGCACGGCCGAACTGGCCGAGGACGTGCTGCAGGAAACCTTCCTGCAGGTCTGGCGCAGCGCGGCCGACTACCGCGCCACGCTGAGCCCGCCCATGGCCTGGCTCGGCCTGATCGTGCGCAGCCGCTCGCTCGACTGCCTGCGCCGGCGGGCGGCCGAACGCACCCACCTCACGCAGGAGATCGACGAGACCCTGGCCGAGACGCTCGAAGGCGATTCGCCCAACCCCATGGACACCAACCTCGCGAGCCAGCAGGCCTGGGCGCTGCACCAGTGCCTGGGGCAGCTCGAGAACAAGCAGCGCGAGGTGATCAGCCTGGCCTACCTGCGCGACCTCAGCCATGGCGAACTCGCCGAGCGGCTGGCGCTGCCGCTGGGCACGGTCAAGACCTGGATCCGCCGCGGCCTGGACAAGCTGCGCGACTGCATGAAGCAGTTCGCCTGA
- a CDS encoding DUF3455 domain-containing protein, whose protein sequence is MILKSTLAAAAVLAMTACATGMGAKPMFSQDGLPDAVKVPAGHKVAMETVGVGEITYECRAKKDAAGQFEWVFVGPDAKLLDRAGKQVGKYYGPPATWESMDGSKFTGAQVAVSPAPAGNIPLQLVKANPATGMGAYQGVTYVQRVATKGGVAPATACAAGNVGAKQIMQYQADYILYKAI, encoded by the coding sequence ATGATCCTCAAATCGACCCTGGCCGCAGCGGCCGTTCTCGCCATGACCGCCTGCGCCACCGGCATGGGCGCCAAGCCCATGTTCTCGCAAGACGGCCTGCCCGACGCCGTGAAGGTGCCCGCCGGCCACAAGGTGGCCATGGAGACCGTGGGCGTGGGCGAGATCACCTACGAGTGCCGCGCCAAGAAAGACGCGGCCGGCCAGTTCGAGTGGGTGTTCGTGGGCCCCGACGCCAAGCTGCTCGACCGCGCGGGCAAGCAGGTGGGCAAGTACTACGGCCCGCCGGCCACCTGGGAATCCATGGACGGCTCCAAGTTCACCGGCGCGCAGGTGGCGGTGTCGCCGGCGCCCGCGGGCAACATCCCGCTGCAGCTGGTCAAGGCCAACCCGGCCACCGGCATGGGCGCCTACCAGGGCGTGACCTATGTGCAGCGCGTGGCCACCAAGGGCGGCGTGGCCCCGGCCACCGCCTGCGCCGCGGGCAACGTGGGCGCCAAGCAGATCATGCAGTACCAGGCCGACTACATCCTCTACAAGGCCATCTGA
- a CDS encoding VOC family protein, with product MTPATPLADLPAPAPIQQLHHYAYRARDAEETRHFYEDILGLPLYHIIQSDYVPSTGEYCPYTHFFFRLQDGSFIAFFDLGDDEAALPSPNTPKWVNHISFRVNSVQELENTKARLQAHGIEVLGVTDHHIFKSIYFFDPNGIRLELTAQLADEFQMLQESKTAHARLNEWTARKEQWRRERAEGKSSAPLKPQQNDRPEVAARAVKG from the coding sequence ATGACGCCAGCCACGCCCCTTGCCGACCTGCCCGCGCCGGCCCCGATCCAGCAGTTGCACCACTACGCCTACCGCGCGCGCGACGCGGAGGAAACGCGGCACTTCTACGAAGACATCCTGGGCCTGCCGCTGTACCACATCATCCAGAGCGACTACGTGCCCAGCACGGGCGAGTACTGCCCGTACACGCACTTCTTCTTCCGGCTGCAGGACGGCTCGTTCATCGCGTTCTTCGACCTCGGCGACGACGAAGCCGCCCTGCCCAGCCCCAACACGCCCAAGTGGGTCAACCACATCAGCTTCCGCGTCAACAGCGTGCAGGAGCTCGAGAACACCAAGGCGCGGCTGCAGGCCCACGGCATCGAGGTGCTGGGCGTGACCGACCACCACATCTTCAAGAGCATCTATTTCTTCGACCCCAACGGCATCCGCCTGGAGCTCACCGCCCAGCTCGCCGACGAGTTCCAGATGCTGCAGGAAAGCAAGACCGCGCACGCGCGCCTGAACGAATGGACGGCGCGCAAGGAGCAGTGGCGCCGCGAGCGCGCCGAAGGCAAGTCGAGCGCGCCGCTCAAGCCGCAGCAGAACGACCGTCCCGAGGTGGCGGCGCGGGCTGTCAAGGGTTGA
- a CDS encoding RNA recognition motif domain-containing protein: MSSKLYVGNLPYSVNDDSLRHNFSEYGAVASAKVMVDRDSGRSKGFGFVEMASEAEAQAAINGLNGQSVEGRQIVVNVSRPKEAGTGGGYRSSGPRY; encoded by the coding sequence ATGAGCAGCAAACTGTACGTGGGCAATCTGCCCTACTCCGTCAACGACGACTCGCTTCGTCACAACTTCTCCGAATACGGTGCCGTGGCCTCCGCCAAGGTCATGGTCGATCGCGACAGCGGCCGTTCCAAGGGTTTCGGCTTTGTCGAAATGGCTTCCGAAGCCGAGGCGCAGGCCGCCATCAACGGCCTCAACGGCCAGTCGGTCGAGGGTCGCCAGATCGTCGTCAACGTGTCGCGCCCCAAAGAGGCTGGCACCGGCGGTGGTTACCGCAGCAGCGGCCCGCGCTACTGA
- a CDS encoding anti-sigma factor yields MQLHKHPELTQRLAAAHALGTLRGGARRRFEAIAREQPAVRAAAIEWQIRVGSLNELQPAAEPGPQVWTRILNLVHAEQEQAALQRQRASAAPATPASARGGWWNHLALWRGAGLAGVAVAVLAALLVPGLQRDAGERAAQVAALQQDLQQRDARVAQLERELQAAPEVRYVSVLTDDKNQPAVLVTFDGRNNRLSLQRVGNFREAADRSLQLWAVPPGATPRSLGVLTPERLLQLASSESAVREIPLLAISLEPLGGVPGDRGPTGPVLFHGALIQKQI; encoded by the coding sequence ATGCAATTGCACAAACACCCCGAGCTGACACAGCGGCTGGCCGCCGCCCATGCGCTGGGCACGTTGCGCGGCGGCGCGCGGCGGCGCTTCGAGGCCATCGCGCGCGAGCAGCCCGCCGTGCGCGCGGCCGCCATCGAGTGGCAGATCCGCGTCGGCAGCCTCAACGAACTGCAGCCCGCGGCCGAGCCCGGGCCGCAGGTGTGGACGCGCATCCTGAACCTGGTGCACGCCGAGCAGGAACAGGCCGCACTGCAGCGCCAGCGTGCGTCGGCCGCGCCCGCCACGCCGGCCTCGGCGCGCGGCGGCTGGTGGAACCACCTCGCGCTGTGGCGCGGCGCCGGCCTGGCCGGTGTGGCGGTGGCCGTGCTCGCGGCCCTGCTCGTGCCCGGCCTGCAGCGCGACGCCGGTGAGCGCGCGGCCCAGGTGGCCGCGCTGCAGCAGGACCTGCAGCAGCGCGACGCGCGCGTGGCCCAGCTCGAACGCGAGCTGCAGGCCGCGCCCGAGGTGCGCTACGTGTCGGTGCTCACCGACGACAAGAACCAGCCCGCGGTGCTCGTGACCTTCGACGGCCGCAACAACCGCCTGAGCCTGCAGCGCGTGGGCAACTTCCGCGAGGCGGCCGACCGCTCGCTGCAGCTCTGGGCCGTGCCGCCCGGGGCCACGCCGCGCTCGCTGGGCGTGCTCACGCCAGAGCGGCTGCTGCAACTCGCGTCGAGCGAGAGCGCGGTGCGGGAGATCCCGCTGCTCGCGATCAGCCTGGAGCCGCTGGGCGGCGTGCCGGGCGACCGCGGCCCCACGGGCCCGGTGCTGTTCCACGGCGCGCTGATCCAGAAGCAGATCTGA
- a CDS encoding 2OG-Fe(II) oxygenase: MSQTVTPELRRWIIEQASAGFSPESVLKAMLDAGWQQPVAEQALERTLLEHLGSVTPQQLAQAAPEVREAVNAALGVSAQMPHIDLSGSPRRIDAGDRWVDVITHLNHPRVVVLGNLLSPEECDAIIESAKPRMARSLTVQTTTGGEEMNPDRTSNGMFFARGQTPEVSAVEARIARLVGWPVENGEGVQVLHYRPGAEYKPHYDYFDPAEPGTPTILKRGGQRVATLVMYLNEPTRGGGTTFPDVGLEVAPVRGHAVFFSYDRPHPSTRTLHGGAPVLEGEKWVATKWLREREFA, translated from the coding sequence ATGAGCCAGACCGTCACCCCCGAACTGCGCCGCTGGATCATCGAGCAGGCCAGCGCCGGCTTCTCGCCCGAATCCGTGCTCAAGGCCATGCTCGACGCCGGCTGGCAGCAGCCCGTGGCCGAGCAGGCGCTCGAACGCACGCTGCTCGAACACCTGGGTTCGGTGACGCCGCAGCAGCTTGCGCAGGCCGCGCCGGAGGTGCGCGAGGCGGTGAACGCCGCGCTCGGCGTGAGCGCGCAGATGCCGCACATCGACCTCTCGGGCTCGCCACGCCGCATCGACGCGGGCGACCGCTGGGTCGACGTCATCACCCACCTGAACCACCCGCGCGTGGTGGTGCTGGGCAACCTGCTCAGCCCCGAGGAGTGCGACGCCATCATCGAGTCGGCCAAGCCGCGCATGGCGCGCTCGCTCACCGTGCAGACCACCACCGGCGGCGAAGAGATGAACCCCGACCGCACCAGCAACGGCATGTTCTTCGCGCGCGGGCAGACGCCCGAGGTGAGCGCGGTGGAAGCGCGCATCGCGCGCCTGGTGGGCTGGCCGGTGGAGAACGGCGAGGGCGTGCAGGTGCTGCACTACCGCCCGGGCGCCGAGTACAAGCCGCACTACGACTACTTCGACCCCGCCGAGCCCGGCACGCCCACCATCCTCAAGCGCGGCGGCCAGCGCGTGGCCACGCTGGTGATGTACCTCAACGAGCCCACGCGCGGCGGCGGCACCACCTTCCCCGACGTCGGCCTCGAGGTGGCCCCGGTGCGCGGCCACGCCGTGTTCTTCAGCTACGACCGGCCCCATCCCTCGACCCGCACGCTGCACGGCGGCGCGCCCGTGCTCGAGGGCGAGAAGTGGGTCGCCACCAAATGGCTGCGCGAGCGCGAGTTCGCCTGA
- the yaaA gene encoding peroxide stress protein YaaA encodes MLFLISPAKALDYETPPHVKTHTQPLFVPQASELVAVMREKSPQEIATLMDLSDKLSALNAARYEAWSPRFSAKNSKQAVLAFDGDVYGGLDAKTLSADDLDWLQQHLCILSGLYGVLRPLDWMQPYRLEMGTRLKTAHGGTLYAFWGSRIAEYLNERARADKSPVVVNLASEEYFKAVDRKALQPRVIGCVFEERKGAGYKVISFMAKRARGLMVRWAVQQRVSTPEQLKGFDLEGYRFEAALSEPDRLVFRREAKA; translated from the coding sequence ATGCTCTTCCTCATCTCGCCCGCCAAGGCCCTCGATTACGAGACCCCGCCCCACGTCAAGACGCACACGCAGCCGCTGTTCGTGCCGCAGGCCAGCGAGCTCGTGGCGGTGATGCGCGAGAAGTCGCCGCAGGAGATTGCAACGCTGATGGACCTGTCCGACAAGCTCTCGGCGCTGAACGCCGCGCGCTACGAGGCCTGGAGCCCCCGGTTCAGCGCGAAGAATTCCAAGCAGGCGGTGCTGGCCTTCGACGGCGACGTCTACGGCGGGCTCGACGCCAAAACCCTGTCGGCCGACGACCTCGACTGGCTGCAGCAGCACCTGTGCATCCTGAGCGGGCTCTACGGTGTGCTGCGCCCGCTCGACTGGATGCAGCCCTACCGGCTTGAAATGGGCACGCGCCTCAAGACCGCGCACGGCGGCACGCTCTACGCGTTCTGGGGCAGCCGCATCGCCGAGTACCTCAACGAGCGCGCCCGGGCCGACAAGAGCCCGGTGGTGGTCAACCTCGCGAGCGAGGAGTACTTCAAGGCCGTGGACCGCAAGGCGCTGCAGCCGCGGGTGATCGGCTGCGTGTTCGAGGAGCGCAAGGGCGCGGGCTACAAGGTGATCAGCTTCATGGCCAAGCGCGCGCGCGGCCTCATGGTGCGCTGGGCGGTGCAGCAGCGCGTCAGCACGCCCGAACAACTCAAGGGCTTCGACCTCGAGGGCTACCGCTTCGAGGCCGCCTTGTCCGAACCCGACCGCCTGGTCTTCCGCCGCGAAGCCAAGGCCTGA
- the queF gene encoding NADPH-dependent 7-cyano-7-deazaguanine reductase QueF (Catalyzes the NADPH-dependent reduction of 7-cyano-7-deazaguanine (preQ0) to 7-aminomethyl-7-deazaguanine (preQ1) in queuosine biosynthesis), whose amino-acid sequence MSANTPEQSQLGKASAYVDLYDPGLLYPLPRETKRREIGITGSVPFMGCDLWTAYELSWLNRRGKPQVALAHITVPCESTHIVESKSFKLYLNSFNNTPFDSADAVRERLRADLSAAVWHGGAVQSGVGVKLIAPERFDAEPIHELDGVNLDRLDVECTRYQPAPELLGAAFDEQPVSETLVSHLLKSNCLVTGQPDWGSVQIAYSGPQIDQAGLLQYLVSFRNHNEFHEQCVERIYMDVWTRCKPTKLAVYARYTRRGGLDINPWRSSHPQQPPANVRTARQ is encoded by the coding sequence ATGAGCGCCAACACCCCCGAACAGTCCCAGCTCGGCAAGGCCTCGGCCTACGTCGACCTTTACGACCCCGGTCTGCTGTACCCCTTGCCGCGCGAAACCAAGCGGCGCGAGATCGGCATCACCGGCAGCGTGCCCTTCATGGGCTGCGACCTCTGGACCGCCTATGAGCTCTCGTGGCTCAACCGCCGCGGCAAGCCGCAGGTGGCGCTGGCGCACATCACCGTGCCCTGCGAGAGCACGCACATCGTCGAGAGCAAGTCCTTCAAGCTCTACCTCAACAGCTTCAACAACACGCCTTTCGACAGCGCCGACGCGGTGCGCGAGCGGCTGCGTGCCGACCTCAGCGCCGCCGTGTGGCACGGCGGCGCGGTGCAGAGCGGCGTGGGCGTGAAGCTGATCGCGCCCGAGCGTTTCGACGCCGAGCCCATCCACGAGCTCGACGGCGTGAACCTCGACCGCCTCGACGTGGAGTGCACGCGCTACCAGCCCGCGCCCGAACTGCTCGGCGCCGCCTTCGACGAGCAGCCCGTGAGCGAAACCCTGGTGAGCCACCTGCTCAAGAGCAACTGCCTGGTCACGGGCCAGCCCGACTGGGGCAGCGTGCAGATCGCCTACAGCGGCCCCCAGATCGATCAGGCCGGCCTGCTGCAGTACCTGGTGAGCTTTCGCAACCACAACGAGTTCCACGAGCAGTGCGTGGAGCGCATCTACATGGACGTGTGGACGCGCTGCAAACCCACCAAGCTCGCGGTGTACGCGCGCTACACGCGGCGCGGCGGTCTGGACATCAACCCCTGGCGCAGCAGCCACCCACAGCAGCCGCCGGCCAACGTGCGCACCGCGCGGCAGTGA